DNA from Acidobacteriota bacterium:
CGGCACCGGCCGGACGACCACGGTCAAGCAGCTGCTCGACCAGCTCGAGAAGGGCGACCGGACGCCCGAGGACATCCTCTACGTCAACAATTTCAAGTACCCCGACGAGCCCGTCCTCGTCACGCTGCCGGCCGGCCGGGGCAAGGCCTTCGGCGAGGCCATGACCAAGCTCATCGACATGCTGCGGACGAACATCCCCCACCTCCTGAAGAGCCCCTACTATTCCGAGAAGCGGGACGCCATCATCGAGTCCCAGCAGAAGAAGCAGCGGGACCTGCTGCAGGGGTTCGAGGAGAAGGTCGCCGCGCAGGGCTTCTCCGTCATCCAGGTCCAGATGGGCCTGTTCACCCGGCCCGACCTCATCCCCGTCATCGAGGGCCAGCCCATCCCCTTCGCCAAGATCGAGAGCCTGGTCAAGGAGAAGAAGCTCCCCAAGGAGACCCTCGAGACGCTGCGGGCGAAGTACCAGGAGCTGACGTCCGAGCTCGAGGCCGTCTTCGAGCGCCTCAAGGAGATCGACGAGGAGACCCGGGACCTGCTCCGGAGCTGGGACGAGGAATGCATCTCGCCGGTCGTCCGCGGCGCCATCGACGACATCCGGGCCAAGTTCGACGGGCCGAAGATCTCGGCCTACCTCGAGGAGGTCGAGAAGGCCCTGGTCAAGTCCCTGGAGTCCCTCAAGGCCCAGAAGAAGGGCGACGACGACAAGGAGCCCGTGGACGGCTTCACCGAATACCGGGTCAACCTGCTGGTCGACAACTCGGACCAGAAGGGCGCTCCGGTGGTCATCGAGACCAACCCGAGCTACGTCAACCTCTTCGGCTCGATCGAATCGGCCATGACCCGCATCGGCCTGAGCCAGACCGACTTCACCATGATCAAGGCCGGCTCCTTTCTCAAGGCCAACGGCGGCTACCTCGTCGTCAACGCCCTCGACGCCCTGGTCGAGTCCGGCGTCTGGACGACCCTCAAGCGGACCCTGCGCAACCAGGTCTTCGAGATCCAGAACTACCTCCAGATGTACCTGTTCTCCAGCCCCCGCCTGAAGCCGGAGCCCATCCGGGCCGACGTCAAGGTGATCATGATCGGCGACTCCTATATCTACAACCTTCTCTACGCCCAGGACGAGGACTTCAAGAAGATCTTCAAGATCAAGGCCGAGTTCGACTCGGAGATGCCCAAGGACGAGAGGTCCTTCGCCGATTACGTCCGCTTCGTCAAGAAGATCTGCGACGAGGACGGCCTTCTGCCCATCGACCAGGACGGCCTCGCGGCCCTCATCGAGTACTCCACCCGCATCGCCGGCCGCCAGAAGAAGCTGTCGACGCGGTTCCATGTCATCGCCGACGTCGTCCGGGAGTCGAGCTACTGGGCCCGCCGGCGGAAGAAGGACTCCGTCGGGCGGGAGGACATCGAGCAGGCCGTCGACGAGCGCTTCGAACGGGTCAGCCTGATCGAGGACAAGATCCAGGAGATGATCGAGGAGGGCACGATCCTCATCGACACCGGGGGCGCCGTGGTCGGCCAGGTCAACGGCCTGTCGGTCTACGACATGGGCCAGTTCATGTTCGGCAAGCCGGCCCGCATCACGGCCCGGACGGGCATGGGCCGCGGCGGCGTCATCAACATCGATCGGGAGGCCGACCTGAGCGGCCCGACGCACAACAAGGGCGTCCTCATCCTGGGCGGATACCTGCGGGGCAAGTACGCCCGCAAGCGGCCGATGTCGCTGACGGCCTCCTTGGCCTTCGAGCAGTCCTACGGCGGCGTCGACGGCGACAGCGCATCTTCGACCGAGGTCTACGCCATCCTCTCGAGCCTCTCGGGCCTGCCCCTGCGCCAGGACATCGCCGTCACCGGCTCGCTCAACCAGCGGGGCGAGATCCAGCCGATCGGCGGGGTCAACGAGAAGATCGAGGGCTTCTTCGACGTCTGCCGGGCCAAGGGCCTGACCGGGACCCAGGGGGTCGTCATCCCCCGCCAGAACGTCGAGAACCTGATGCTCCGGTCCGACGTCGTCGCCGCGGTCCGCGAGGGCAAGTTCCACGTCCACGCGGTCGGGACGATCGACGAGGGGATCGAGATCCTGACCGGCGTCGAGGCGGGCGCGGCCGACGCGGACGGGAACTATCCGGACGGGACGGTCCACGGCCTGGTCGACCTGGAGCTGCAGAGGCTGGCCAGGGGAATGAAGGAATTCGCGGCCCCGGCCGAGAAGGGGGAAAGCGGCCCGGAGGCCAGGAAGTAGCTAGCGGGCCGGCGCCGTCCCGGCGAGCCGTTTCAGCCGCTGGACCTCGGCGGCGCGCAGATAGCGCCACTCGCCGGTCTTGAGCCCATCAAGGGTCAGGCCGGCGAAATCGACGCGCACCAGGCTTTCGACGGGATAGCCGACGGCCTCGAACAGCTTCCGGATCTCCCGCTTCCGGCCCTCATGGATGTCGACCTTCAGCGTCGCGGCGCGGTGGCCGCGCCGGAGGAGCGTCACCCGCGCCGGGGCCGTCCGCCGCCCTTCCAGGAAGAGACCGTGCCGGACCTTGTCGAGGTCCTCCTCGCGGGGCTCGCCTTCGACCCGCGCCTCGTAGGTCTTCGTCACGCCGTAGCGGGGATGGGTCAGCTTCAGGGCCAGGTCGCCGTCGTTGGTCAGAAGCAGGGCCCCCTCGGTGTCGAGGTCGAGCCGGCCGACGGGATAGACCCGGACCGCCAGGCGGCCGAGGAGATCGAGGACCGTCGGCCGCCCGAACGGGTCCTTGACGCTGACGACCCGGCCGGCCGGCTTGTTGAGCAGGATATAGACGAGCTTCTCCTCCTCGGCCCGGACCGGCTTCCCGCCGGCCACGACCCGGTCCCGGGCCGGATCGATCTTCTCCCCGAGCTCCTGGACGACCCGTCCGTTGACGCGGACCCGCCCCTCGGCGATCCAGCGGTCGGCCTCGCGCCGCGAGCAGACCCCGGCGTGGGCCAGGAACTTGTTGAGACGCGTCTCCATGTTGATCCGGCCCCATTATCCTGGCCGGGTCGGGAAGTGTCAAGACAGGCCGGGCGGCGGGGCGAATCCGGCATGAGGAGGCCTCGAGAAGAACGAATGCGCCGGGGATTCGTATACATAGGGTAGAATATAGAAGGAACATCCATGGCCAAGCTGCAGGTCGGCGAATCGCTCGGGATGGCCCTCGATTCCCTGTGGGCCAACAAGCTGCGCAGCTTCCTGACCCTGCTCGGCATCATCATCGGCGTCCTGACCATCATCGCCGTCGTCTCGGTCATCCAGGGCCTCAACAACTACGTCTACACGAAGATGTCCTTCTACGGGGCCAACGACTTCTCCGTCCAGAAGTTCTCGATGATCGGGACATCGCTCAAGGAATTCAAGGAGCAGCTGAAGCGGAAGGACATAACCCTGGTCGAGCGCGACCTCATCCGGGCCAACTGCCCGTCCTGCGGGCTCGTCGGCGCCTCGGACTCTTCGAGCGCGACGGTCAAGTACGGCAGCCAGTCCCTCAAGGGGACCGAGGTCCGCGGCGTGACCTACCTGGACCACGAGATCGGCTCGGTCGTCGAGCTCACCTCGGGCCGCCACCTGCAGAGCATGGACGAGACCAACTCCCGGTCCGTCTGCGTCATCGGCGCCGACATCGCCGAGAAGGTCTTCGGCGGGCTCGATCCCCTCGGCCGCTGGCTCAAGGTCGGCAGCCGCGATTTCCAGGTCATCGGCGTGGCCAAGAAGAAGGGCAAGATCCTGGGCTACAGCCAGGACAACTTCGTCCGCGTCCCGATCACGACCTTCATGAAGGTCTACGGATCGCGGCGCTCCATCAGCATCAACATCCACACGGATTCGCAGGAGGCGATGGCCCGGGCCCAGGAAGAGGTCCGGACCGTGCTCCGCTCCTGGCGCAAGCGCGGCTACAACGACCCGGACGACTTCTCCTTCGCCACCTCGGAGACCTTCATCCAGTTCTACAAGACGGCCACCTCGGGCATCTACTTCGCCATGATCGCCGTCTCCTCGATCGCCCTCATCGTCGGCGGCATCGTCATCATGAACATCATGTTCGTCTCCGTGTCCGAGCGGAAGAAGGAGATCGGCGTGCGCATGGCCGTGGGGGCGCGGCGGCGTGATATCCTGTTCCAGTTCCTCATCGAATCGGCGGTCATCTCCGGCGTCGGCGGCTTCATCGGCATCGTCCTCGGCTTCCTGGTCGCCAGGATCGTCTCCGCGGCGACCTCGATGCCCTCGAGCGTCGAGCCCGTCTCGATCGTCCTGGCCATGATTATGTCCTGGTCGATCGGCCTGTTCTTCGGCATCTATCCGGCCAACCGGGCGGCTAAGCTCGACCCGGTCGAGGCCCTGAGGGCCGAGCTATGAAGCTCCAGATCGTCCGCGAGACCTTCCGCATGGCCCTGGACTCCCTGCGGACCAACAAGCTCCGCTCGCTCCTGACCATCCTCGGCATAGTCATCGGGGTCATGACCGTCATCGGCATGGTCTCCGTCATCCAGGGGCTCAACAAGAGCTTCCTCTCGGAGCTCCAGTCGGCCGGCTCGGATATCATCATCATCACCAAGAACGAGGCCGTCCAGATGGGCCGCCGCTCCGAGGAGGAGCGGACGCGCAAGGACCTGACCTTCGACGACGTCCGGGCCCTCCAGCAGGACGCGACGCTGGCCAGGGCCGTCGCGGTCAGCGTCAACGTCAGCCCGTTCGACCAGGTCGAGATCAAGTACCGGAACGCCAAGAGCGACTCGGCCATCGTCATCGGCATGAACGACAAGTGGCCCGCGGTCATGTCGCTCTACCTGCCGCGCCTGGGCCGGTTCATCACCGAGGGCGAGGTCGCCCGCAGCGCCCCGGTCTGCGTCCTGGGCTCCGAGCTGGCCGACGTCCTGTTCCCGACGACGAACCCGGTCGGCAAGGAGATCCGGGTCGGGCCGGCGGCCTTCACCGTCGTCGGCGTCCTGGCCAAGCGGGGCCAGATGTTCGGCCAGAGCCGGGACAACTTCGTCGGGCTGCCCATCACGACGCTGATGAAGCATTTCAGCTACGACAAGGAGGCCCTCGAGATCATCGCCGCGCCGCGCCAGCCGGACACCCTCCAGGAGACGATCGAGCAGATCAGCGGGGTCCTCCGCCAGCGGCGCAAGGTGCCCTACGGCAAGCCCAACGACTTCTCCGTCATGACCCAGGATTCGATGGTCGATCTCTACAACCAGCTGACCGGCGCGGCCTACCTGGTCATGATCGTCATCTCCTCGATCGGCCTGCTCGTCGGCGGCATCGGGGTCATGAATATCATGCTCGTCTCGGTCAAGGAGCGGACCCGCGAGATCGGCATCCGCAAGGCCATCGGGGCCCGCTCGGGCGACATCCTGAAGCAGTTCCTGATCGAGGCCATCGTCCTGACCGGGGCCGGCGGCCTGATCGGCGTCCTGGCCGGGTTCGCGATCGCCCTGACGGTCAAGGCCGCGACGCCGCTGCCGGCGACGGTCTCGCCCTGGTCGGTCGCGCTCGGCCTCTCGGTCTCGGCCGCGATCGGCCTGTTCTTCGGCCTGGTCCCGGCCCGCAAGGCCGCCCGCATGGACCCGATAGTTTCCCTCCGCTACGAGTAGCCCCCGTCCGGGAGCGGCATTCCGGCGATCGGGCCCAGGAGCTGAAGCGCTCCTTCAGGCTTCAAGATTGGCCGCTATTACGGACGAGGCTCCCCTATCCGCAGAAATAAAATGGGCGAATCCTGGTCTATAAATCGATTGATATCCGCGGAGAGAAGGATAAACTAAAGAAGGTTAGCAAAGGGGTAGGTTCTTAATTCCCTTGGCGTTTCTGTCGGGGAAAGGGATTGTCAACGTCGTATATCCGAGAAAGACCACCCGAAAATCCTTCGAGAGCAATCGATGGGCATAGCCCCCCTGTTGCTATTCCCTTTTCCAGCGGCTATCGTTGTCCATCGGGGAATCAGTTGGTAGCAGGCGCTGAGCCTGAGTCAAGTCATCAGTACGGCAAGGCACTTGATTTCGCGGGCTCGAGCATAACTTGCTTTTATTCCTTTTTCGCCACCATGTATACAGGGTGTATGACGGGAAGCAGCTATTTGCACAGAAGTGATGGAATTGTAGTTTTCGGCACAACCAACCCAATACCGTTTCCGAGCGCAACCGTCGTATATGATCGGGGCCATGCACAATGGGAATGATCCCCGCCGGTTTCCGAACGAGGGACGAAATGAAACAGGCACTTGCCTTTCTCTGCGTCATGATGCTCCTGACTTCTGTGGCCGGTGCCCGGACAAAAGAGCAAAATGCGCAGGCGGCCAAACTCGAGGAATTTCGGCTGAAGCTGAAAAGCGAAGCCTTCAACGACCGCGAGGAGGCGGTCCGATCCATCGGCACGCTCAGGAAGGAAGATCGTTCCGAATTCCTCAATCGTGAGCTCATCCTGCTCTATAAGATGGAGGTCGAACGAGACGCGAAAAGGATGGAATATGCCGATAAGCCGGGCATGTTCGAAGATAAAGTCCCTAAAGAAATTCAATACACGAATACGGAGGAATTCCATGAGTATTTAGGCATGTTGGCCAGGCTAATCGCTCAGACAAGAGACCCTGCGATCCTGCCGCTGCTAATAAGAACCATGTTGGAAACCGATGTCCTGATCCCCTATGGAGATCTGGCCATTGACCCCGTGATACGGGAGATGGAAAGCTCCGGCAACGAGTTCAGGCGACTGGTTGCTTTTGTAACTCTCCGGCAATTCTACACATATAAGGGCGAGGCCTATGCCCCAAACCCAGAGGCGAAAGCACGCATCGTGGCGGCCGCAATTAAATTCGCGGGACATGACAAGGATGGGCCCAATCGGTCAGGCGCCGTTGAGTTTCTCGGGGACGTAGGAGACCGAAGCGTTCTGCCTCTTTTGGAGAGGATCGCCGCAGACGACCCCTATCACTTCAGGACCGAAGCTGTGCTCGGGATCGACGAAGAGATGCCTCCCGGCGCCAAGATCATCAGGTATCCCGTCAGAAATGCGGCCAGGAAAGCGATCGAAAGAATTAAAGCACGAGACAAAGAAAGATAGTCTCGTCGGGATGGCCGGCGGCCGCCTCCCGGATCAGGCGTTTTCCGCCAGCCAGCGGGCCGCGGCCTCGACGGCCGCGCCGAGCCGGCTCTTGTCCGCGGTGACGAGCTCGACGAGCGACGGGCCTCCCCCGCCTTTGACCGGGACGACGGCGGCCACGGCCGGCACGGCCTGGCGCAGGTCCGCCTTCAGGGACTCGGCCCGGGCCAGGATGACATGCCCCTGGCTCTCGCCCGAGGCGCCGTAGGCCACGGCGAAATCGCCCCTCCTGACGATGTTGAGGGCCAGGAAGCGGGCTTCCTCGGGGGTCTTGTCCTCGAGGACCCCGGCGACGACGCGCCCCGGAGCGGCCCGGACGATCTCGGCGGCCTCGAAAGCCGCCAGGCGCTCCTCCAGCCGGCGGGCCCGTTTCTTGAGGGCCTTGCTCTCGGCGGAGTTCCTCTCGACCTGCCCGCCGACGTCCGCCGCGGCGCAGGAGAACGACGCCGCCAGCTTCCGGACCGTCCGGTCCTTGGCCCGGTAGTCGCAGAGGGCCCGGCCGCCGCAGAGGAACTCGAAGCGGAGGTTGCCCCGGATCTTCTCGACGCCGCCGAGCCTGATCAGGCCGATCTCGCCCGTCCGCCGGACGTGGGTGCCGCCGCAGGCCGAATAATCGAAGCCGTCGACCTCGACGACCCGGAGAAGGCCCTGCTTCTTCGGGGGCCGCCGCAGGGGCACCTCGCCGATCCGCTCCTCCGGGACGAAATAGGTCTTGACCTGGCGGTCCTCCCAGACGACGGCGTTGGCCCGGTCCTCGACCCGGTCGCAGTCGGCGTCGCCGATCTTCGGCAGGCCGATCTCCAGCGTGGAGAGGTCGGGGCCCATATGGAAGGAGCGCGTTTCGCCCTTGAGCAGCTCCCAGAAGGCCTGGGACAGGACGTGCTGGCCGGTGTGCTGCTGCATGTGGTCGAAGCGGACGGCCCGGTCGACGGCGCCGTGGACGCGGCCCTCGGGAGCGGGGCCGTCGAGGACATGAAGGATGGCGCCCTCGAGATCGAGGACCTGGAGGACGGGGACGCCGCCGAGCGTGCCGCGGTCCCAGGGCTGGCCGCCGGACTCGGGGTAGAAGGCGGTCCGGTCGAGCACGACGGCCGGCCGGCCCTCGTGCTCGCGCCGCTCGACGACCTCGGCGTCGAACTCCAGAAGACAGGCGTCGTCGAAGTACAGCCTTCTCGTTTCGCTCATGATGCGCTCCTTCGGGTCAGACGAGCCGGTCGGCGCCTGCCGCGGCCAGGACGCGGACGGTCGTCTTGAAATGGGTCTTGGCGAACCTGGCCAGGATGTCCGGCCCTTTCGCCCGAACGAGCTTCACGGCCGCGGCCTCGACCTGGTCGGACGCGCCCTTCGGCAGCTCGATCCCGGCCTCCCGCGACAGGGCGCCGAGCCGGGCCAGGAACTCGGCCCGGGCCAGGATGGAGGCGGCCGCGACGGCCAGGTCCTCCTCGGCCCGCGGCATCTGGACGAGCTCGATCTCGCGGCCCTTCTGGAGCAGGGCGTTGCGGACGAAGCGCTCGTCGCCGAACTGGTCGGTGATGGCCTTGCCCGCCGGCACGCGCTCGAGGACGTTCTCGATGGCCCGGGCATGGCCCCAGGCCAGCAGCCGGTTGAGGTTATGCATCTTGCCCCAGAGCTCGTTGTATTTCTCCGGACCGACGGTCACGACCGAATGGAAGGGGTAGCCCCGCTTGAGCTCCGCGGCGATCTCGCGGCAGCGGGCGTCCGAGGTCCGCTTGGAGTCCTTGACCCCGAGCTCGCGCAGGACCCCGTCCTGGCCTTCGGGCAGGAAGAAGGCGGCGATGACCAGCGGCCCGAAGAAGTCGCCCTTGCCCGATTCGTCCGAACCGACGCGCCCGGGCTCGGGAGAGAAGAGCCCGGCGCCCATCAGTCCTTCCCGTAGACGACGCGGCCGTCGAAAATGGTCATCCGGACCGAGGTCCGCTCGATCTCCTCGGCCGGGATGGTGAAGATGTCGCGGTCGAGGACGACCAGGTCGGCGGCCTTCCCCGGCGCGATCGTGCCCTTCGCCGCCTCGGCGAACTGGGCCCAGGCGCCGTTCACGGTGTAGGCCCGGACGGCCTCCTCGACGGAGACCTTCTCGGCCGGGACCCAGCCGCCCGGGTTCTTGCCGTCGAGCGTGCGGCGCGTCGCCGCGGCGTAGATGCCCAGGATGGGGCTCAGCGGCGCGACCGTCCAGTCGGAGCCGAAGGCCAGGACCGCCCCGGCCCGGCGCAGGGACTCGAAGGGGTAGGCCGTCTTGACCCGTTCGGGCCCGATCTTGCTCTCGGCCCAGCGGCCGTCGTCGATGGCGTGATAGGGCTGCACGGAGGCCGCGAGCCCGAGCCGCCCGAACCGGGCGATATCGGCCGGCCGCTGGTGCTGGGCGTGCTCGACCCGCCAGCGCCGGTCCCGCGGGCCATTGACGGCAACCGCCTTCTCGACCATGTCGAGGAGCATGCTGACGGCCCGGTCGCCGATGGCGTGGACGGCCAGCTGCAGCCCGGCGCGGTCGGCCTCGAGGATGCGCCGCTCCATGACGCCCGGCGGGAACATCTGGCCGTTGAGCAGGCCCGAGGTCTTCGGGTCGTCCGCATAGGGCTCGAAGAAATAGGCCGTGGACGAGCCCAGGGAGCCGTCCACGAAACCCTTGAGCCCGGCCAGCTGGAGATAGGCGTCGCCGAGCGGCGGCTTGATCTTCAGCCGGGCCAGGACGTCGACCTCGGTGATGGGGATATAGACGCTGACGCGGGTCGAGAGACGCCCGCGCCGCTCCAGCTCCCGGAAGGTCTCGAAGCTCCGCGCGTCGGCCATCTCGCAGACCGAGGTGACGCCGTTTTGGGCCGCGTGGCGCACGGCGGTCTCGGCGGCCTCGAGCCGCTCGTCCGGGGTCGGCTCGGGCACCTTGGCGTAAACCAGGTCCATGGCCGTGTCCTTGAGGATGCCGGTCGGCTCGCCGGTCGCCGGGTCCTTGAGGATCTCCCCGCCCGGCGGCGCCGGCGTGTCCTTCGTGACGCCAGCCAGCTTGAGGGCCAGGCTGTTGGCCAGGATCATGTGCTCGTCGAGGCGGCAGACGCAGACGGGGTTGTCGGGGGTCACGGCGTCGATCCAGTCCCTGCGCGGCAGCTCCACCGGGCTGAACTGCTGATGGTCCCAGTCGCCGTTCAGGATCCAGCGGCCCGGCCCGAGCTCCTTCGCCTTGGCGGCGATGCGGGCGACGAAGTCCTCGCGGCTCCGGGCTTCGCGGAGCTGGATGCGCCGCAGGGCGAAGCCGCCCTCCAGGAAGTGGGTATGGCTGTCGATGAAGCCGGGCAGGACCAGCGCCCCGCCGAGATCGACGACCTTGGCCCCGGCAGCCAGGCCCTTCAATGCCGCCGTCGTGCCGACGTCGACGATCGTACCGCCGCGGACGGCCACGGCCTGGGCCCAGGGCCGGGACGCCTCGCCGGTCCAGACCTTGCCGTTGATCAGAACCAGGTCCACCATGTTCGCCTCCGGTGCCTTGGCGCAGGCCGTCGCGGCCGCCAGGGCCAGGATCATCGCTGCCACGCAGCTCGTTCTCTTCATGTTCTTCTCTCGTTCACCTTATATAAAAGAATCCCCCGTCGAAAGCAACTCCCTCTTCAGTCCCTCGTCGATATTATTCGTGAAGATGGGAAGCGATACGGCCCGCCGGCGGCGGCCATGCATGACTTTGACGACTGTGGTAAAATAACGGATTCGACGGGCGATCCTTCGCCCGATCCTTCGGAGGATTCAATGATCGATGCGACCCAGATCCGCAAAGGAATGATCATCATCATGGACGGCACCCTCTGGCGGGTGATGGAGATGCAGCTCATCACGCCCGGCCGGTGGAAGGCCATGGTCCAGACGAAGCTGCGCAACATCCTCAACGGCTCCCAGACCGAGCACCGCTTCCGCTCCGAGGAGCGGCTCGAACAGGCCCGCCTCGACGAGCTGGAGATGGAGTTCCTCTACGAGCAGGGCGGCGAGTACGTCTTCATGAACCTGGAGAACTACGAGCAGGTCTCGCTCGGCGCCGAGACCATCGGCGAGGCCGTCAAGTACCTCAAGGCGAACACGGTCATCGAGGTCGAGATGTACGAGGGCAAGCCGGTCGGACTCAACCTGCCCCGGACCATGGACTTCAAGGTCCTCAGCACCGAGCCCCGGTTGCAGGGCGCGACCAAGACGGCCCTCTACAAGCCGGCCGTCATCGAGACCGGCGCGACCGTCCAGGTGCCGGAGTTCATCAAGGAAGGCGACGTCATCCGCATCGACACGCAGGACGACAAGTACCTCGGCCGGGCCTGAGCCGGCCCCCCCGTTCAGAAGTCCAGCCGGGCCACCCCGACGTTCCCGTAGCTGTCCCGGACCCTGACCGTGACCTGATTCTCCGCGCCCGCGGGGAGCTTCAGCGAGACCTTGAACGATTCGCTGCGGGAATCCGCGATGCCGTCGAGGGGGAAGACGACCCGCCACTCCCCCGGCCGGACGAGCACCTTGGCCTCCTCGATGTAGGAGTAGGCGTCCTCGGCCTGGAAGGCGACGTCGAGCGCGGCGCCGTTGCGGGCCGCCGTCAGGCCCTTGACGACCGGCAGGGAATTGTCGATGACCAGCGGCGGCCCGGTCTTGTCGGTCCGGAGCTCCAGGCCGTCCGGGTTCGACGGGTCGTCGGAGGCCGTCAGCCGGACCTGGTACGTCCCGTCCGGATAGGCCATCGTGTCGAAGGCGTAGATCGTCTCGGTCAGGTCCGCGGCCAGGACCCGCCAGGCCTGCTCGCCGTCCTTCTTGAGGGCCAGGGCGTAGCGCAGCGTGTCGCCGTTCTCGTCGGAAGCGTCCCAGGTGATCGTCTGGTAGCCCTTGCGCTCGCTCTTCCGCGCCGGCATCCCGATGCGGAGCGCGTCGTCCTTCTTGGCAGGATCGTCGGCCGGGTTCCGCTCGAGGCCGAGAATGGCGTCGTCCTGTTCGGGCAGCTTGAGATAGACCTCGTTGGGCTTCAAGAGCTCGAGACGGGTCACGGCGGGGGCGATGTTGGCCTGCAGGTAAAACACTCTCAAACGGTTGAAGGCCGGCGAAACCTTCCCGGTCTGGGTCCGCAGCAGGACCTTGACCTGGAGATAGCGCGCCTTGGGGCTGAGCAGCTGCTCGTCGCCCTTGCCGTAGAACGGCGACCAATCCGTCCAGGTGGCGTTGGGCTCGCCGGTGTTGCCGCTCCGGCTCTGGAGCTGGACCGAGGCCCCGGCCGCCGCGGCCGCGTCCCAGGCGATCCGCCCCCACGACGCCTGCGTGCGGGCGTCGAGAACCGGGCTGGTGTACTCGCCGGAGAACCTCTGCTCGGGCAGCAGGAGCCCGAAGTAGCAGGGATTGTTCGAGAGGACATAGATCTTGGAATCGAGCGGCGCGAGCTGGTAGACCTGCTCGGAGCTCTGCTGCAGAAGCAGGGCGACCTGACCGTTCCGGTCCGCGGAATAGATCCGGCCCTGGCCGCCCGTGCCGAAGATGACCTTCTTCTCGTCCTCGCGCCAGAGCAGGGTGTAGATCATCTCGTCATCCGAGCTCCACAGCCGCTGGGCCAGCCCGTCCGGGGTGATCCGGAAGAGCGCGCCGCCCTCCCTGGCCCCCGCGGCCGCGGCCGGCGTCGCGGCCGGGCGGACCGCCGCCCCTCCGCTCCCGGCGCTCACGGCCCCGCCGGCGCTGACGGTCAGGACGACCTCGGAACCCAGGCGCACGGGCTCGTCGGAGGACTCGTCCTTCCTGGCCCGGGCCGGCGTGCCCGAGGCCCCGGCGTAGATCTGGCCGTCGCGGTCGACGGCCAGGCTCCGCACCTCCTCGTAAGGCGTCTCGAACAGGACCGAGGCGCGGCCCTCGGCCGAGATCCGGTAGACGAGCCCGTTGCCGCCGCTGCCGGCGACGACATCGCCGCGGGCCGTCCGCTCCAGGCAGAGGATGTGGTTCTCCGCGGCCTTGAAGAACATCCCGCCCTCGCCGAGCGGCGAGATCCGGTAGATGCCGCCGCTCTCGCCGACGGCCGCCCAGAGCTCGCCGGAGTCGAAGAAGAGCAGGTCCCAGATGTACTTTTCGGCCGGGTTGAAGAACTCCTCGCCCTTGCCCTTGTCCGTGATCTTGTAGATCTTGCCGTTCGGCGAGGTCGCGGCGTAAAGGGTCCCCTTGCGGTCCTGGGCGAGCGCCGTCACGTCCATCTCCGCCGCCTGGAACCAGAGATCGGCCTTGCCCGCCTTGT
Protein-coding regions in this window:
- a CDS encoding amidohydrolase, producing MKRTSCVAAMILALAAATACAKAPEANMVDLVLINGKVWTGEASRPWAQAVAVRGGTIVDVGTTAALKGLAAGAKVVDLGGALVLPGFIDSHTHFLEGGFALRRIQLREARSREDFVARIAAKAKELGPGRWILNGDWDHQQFSPVELPRRDWIDAVTPDNPVCVCRLDEHMILANSLALKLAGVTKDTPAPPGGEILKDPATGEPTGILKDTAMDLVYAKVPEPTPDERLEAAETAVRHAAQNGVTSVCEMADARSFETFRELERRGRLSTRVSVYIPITEVDVLARLKIKPPLGDAYLQLAGLKGFVDGSLGSSTAYFFEPYADDPKTSGLLNGQMFPPGVMERRILEADRAGLQLAVHAIGDRAVSMLLDMVEKAVAVNGPRDRRWRVEHAQHQRPADIARFGRLGLAASVQPYHAIDDGRWAESKIGPERVKTAYPFESLRRAGAVLAFGSDWTVAPLSPILGIYAAATRRTLDGKNPGGWVPAEKVSVEEAVRAYTVNGAWAQFAEAAKGTIAPGKAADLVVLDRDIFTIPAEEIERTSVRMTIFDGRVVYGKD
- the efp gene encoding elongation factor P → MIDATQIRKGMIIIMDGTLWRVMEMQLITPGRWKAMVQTKLRNILNGSQTEHRFRSEERLEQARLDELEMEFLYEQGGEYVFMNLENYEQVSLGAETIGEAVKYLKANTVIEVEMYEGKPVGLNLPRTMDFKVLSTEPRLQGATKTALYKPAVIETGATVQVPEFIKEGDVIRIDTQDDKYLGRA